The Ochotona princeps isolate mOchPri1 chromosome 1, mOchPri1.hap1, whole genome shotgun sequence genome has a segment encoding these proteins:
- the SMIM8 gene encoding small integral membrane protein 8 isoform X2, with protein sequence MSSTTEPPTLKKEPPKEKDFQNPGFRGVRTTTLFRAVNPELFIKPTQLSPLFSEDFMKGKERAFPNIRNSWGSRAGARNLHPDRHTCFLPGSA encoded by the exons ATGTCTTCAACAACTGAGCCTCCAACACTTAAAAAGGAGCCACCTAAAGAGAAAGACTTTCAAAACCCAGGGTTCAGAGGGGTGCGCACAACCACCTTATTTCGAGCAGTGAATCCGGAGCTCTTCATTAAACCT ACTCAACTAAGCCCTTTATTTTCAGAAGATTttatgaaaggcaaagaaagagccTTCCCAAATATTCGTAATAGCTGGGGATCCAGAGCTGGCGCCAGAAATCTCCATCCAGATCGCCACACATGCTTCTTGCCAGGATCTGCTTAG
- the SMIM8 gene encoding small integral membrane protein 8 isoform X1: protein MSSTTEPPTLKKEPPKEKDFQNPGFRGVRTTTLFRAVNPELFIKPNKPVMAFGLVTLSLCVAYIGYLHATQENKNNLYEAIDSEGHSYMRRKTSKWD from the exons ATGTCTTCAACAACTGAGCCTCCAACACTTAAAAAGGAGCCACCTAAAGAGAAAGACTTTCAAAACCCAGGGTTCAGAGGGGTGCGCACAACCACCTTATTTCGAGCAGTGAATCCGGAGCTCTTCATTAAACCT AACAAACCTGTAATGGCTTTCGGATTGGTAACCCTTTCGCTTTGCGTGGCTTACATTGGTTATCTACATGCAACACAAGAGAACAAAAACAATCTCTATGAAGCTATTGATAGTGAAGGACATAGTTATATGAGGAGGAAAACATCTAAATGGGATTAA